The DNA region CACCTGCTCCGCCGCGTGCTCCGGCTTGCGGTAGTCGAGGGAGAGGAGATCGGCCTCCGGGCCGAAGGTGTCCTCGATCTGGTGGCAGCGGTCGCTCCCCACCAGCAGCGGGACCCCCAGGCGGCGGGCGGCGTCGCGGAAGTCGTCGAGGCGGTAGCTCGTGGTGGGGACGAGGAGGAGCAGCGAACCGTGCGGCGTGGACATGGCGCCGGAGTTTATGCGGCCGGACGGCCGCGCGGGCAACCGGCTCGCCGGGCGGCGGTCGGGTTTCCGGGAAATCCCCGCCCGCGCGCCGGGATCAGGCGCCCCGGGCCGCGCGCGCGGGGCCGGCCAGGCACTCGTCGCGCTGCTCGCGCTGCTGCCGGAGCGGCGCGGCGTAGACGTCGTCGAACAGGCTCTCGCGCGCCGGCGGCGGGAGCGCCTCGACCCGCGCCACCGCGGCGCGGATCTCCTCGTCCGCCTCGCGCAGCAGGGCCGCATGCGCACCCGGGGCGAGCGCCCCGGTCGCCTCCAGATACGCGCGCAGCCGCTCGACGGGATCCCGCGCGCGCCACGGCGCCACCTCGGCCTCGTCGCGGTAGCCGCGCGGGTCGTCGGACGTGGTGTGCGGGCCGACGCGGTAGGTGACGCACTCGAGGAGCGTGGGCCCCTCCCCCGCCGCCGCCCGCGCCCGGGCCCGGCGGGCGGCCGCGTGCACCGCCAGCAGGTCGTTCCCGTCCACCCGCTCGCCGCGCACCCCGTAGGCGAGGCCCTTCTGCGCGATGGTCTCCGCCGCGGTCTGCATCGCGGTCGGCGTGCTGATGGCCCAGCCGTTCGCGCGGCACAGGAACACCACCGGCACCCGGTGCACGCCGGCGAAGCCGAGGGCGGTGTGGAAGTCGTGCGTGCTGGTGGCGCCGTCCCCGAACCAGGTGAGCGCGACCATGTCGTCGCCCTTCAGCCGGGCCGCCCAGGCGGCGCCGACCGCGTGCGGGAGCTGCGTGCCGAGTGGCGCGCTCACCGAGGCGTAGTGGCCCTCGCGCCAGGTCTCGTGGCACGGCATCTGCCGGCCGCGGGCGAGGTCGCCCACGTTGCCGAACAGGTTGCAGAGGAACGCGTCCAGCGGGAGCCCGCGCAGCAGCGCGGCGGCGTGCTCGCGGTAGCACGGGAACAGCCAGTCCTGCGGCGCCATGGCGGCGGCCGCGCCCACCACGCACGCCTCCTCGCCCTCGGCGCCGACGTAGAAGCCGATGCGGCCCTGGCGCTGCAGCGCCGTCATGCGCGCGTCGAGCGCGCGGGCGCGCACCAGGTGCCGGTGCAGCGCGAGCGCCTCCTGCGGCGAGAGCGTCGCGTGGCGCGGGTCCGCGTCGCCGCGATCGTCGAGCACCCGGAAGATCGGGAACTCCGCCTCCCATCGTCCCGCGTCCGCCGCCCTGCCTCCGGCGTCCGGCACGGCGGGCGCCGGCGGCGGCGCGGGGACGGCGCGGACGCGGGCGGCGGGGGGATGGCGGACCGGAGCTGCCTTCTCGGGACGTACGGTGGAACGCACGGTCCGACCCTAGCGGCGGGCACGAGCATAAGTCCAAGTGATTGTGGTGATGTGAGCATCACACTGCTTGATATGCTGGCGCGCCGCCCCGGAGGACGTCCGCATGGATCTCGCCCAGCTCGAGCTGCTCGCCGCCGTCGCGGAGGAGCGCAGCTTCACCCGCGCCGCGGAGCGCCTCCGGCGCACGCAACCCGCCGTGAGCCAGGCCCTGCGCCGGCTGGAGGACGAGGTCGGGGCGACGCTGGTGGACCGCTCCTCGCGCGACGCCAGCCTCACCGCGGAGGGCAAGGTGCTGCACGACTACGCGCAGCGCATGCTGAAGCTGCGGCGCGACGCGGGCGAGGCGCTGGAGGCGCTCCGCGACCTGCAGCGCGGCACCGTGGCGGTGGCGGCGAACGAGCACACCGCCACGCACCTGCTCCCCGTCCTCGCCGCGTTCCGGCGCCGCCACCCGCGCCTGCGGGTCGAGGTGCACCGCGGCCTCGCGCGCGAGATCCCCACCGCCGTGCTCGGCCGCGACGTGGAGCTGGGCGTGCTCACCTACCGCCCCGCGCAGCCCGGGCTGGTCGCGCAGCAGATCGCCACCGACGACCTGGTGCTGCTCGTCCCGCCCGAGCACGCGCTCGCCGGGCGCGGCACCGTCTCGATCCGGCAGCTCGGCGGCGAGGCCTTCCTGGCGCACCACGTCCGCTCCCCGAACCGCGAGCGGGTGGTGAAGGCGTTCGCGCGCCACCGGACGCCGCTCGACATCGTGATGGAGCTGCCCACGCTCGACGCGGTGAAGCGGCTG from Anaeromyxobacter dehalogenans 2CP-C includes:
- a CDS encoding thiamine pyrophosphate-dependent dehydrogenase E1 component subunit alpha, which encodes MRSTVRPEKAAPVRHPPAARVRAVPAPPPAPAVPDAGGRAADAGRWEAEFPIFRVLDDRGDADPRHATLSPQEALALHRHLVRARALDARMTALQRQGRIGFYVGAEGEEACVVGAAAAMAPQDWLFPCYREHAAALLRGLPLDAFLCNLFGNVGDLARGRQMPCHETWREGHYASVSAPLGTQLPHAVGAAWAARLKGDDMVALTWFGDGATSTHDFHTALGFAGVHRVPVVFLCRANGWAISTPTAMQTAAETIAQKGLAYGVRGERVDGNDLLAVHAAARRARARAAAGEGPTLLECVTYRVGPHTTSDDPRGYRDEAEVAPWRARDPVERLRAYLEATGALAPGAHAALLREADEEIRAAVARVEALPPPARESLFDDVYAAPLRQQREQRDECLAGPARAARGA
- a CDS encoding LysR family transcriptional regulator; amino-acid sequence: MDLAQLELLAAVAEERSFTRAAERLRRTQPAVSQALRRLEDEVGATLVDRSSRDASLTAEGKVLHDYAQRMLKLRRDAGEALEALRDLQRGTVAVAANEHTATHLLPVLAAFRRRHPRLRVEVHRGLAREIPTAVLGRDVELGVLTYRPAQPGLVAQQIATDDLVLLVPPEHALAGRGTVSIRQLGGEAFLAHHVRSPNRERVVKAFARHRTPLDIVMELPTLDAVKRLVVERVGIALMPARVAEPELARGELVGLTVREMRFPRPVLLVHRRDAPLSRAAEALLECAREVAPRGAARTG